A genomic stretch from Falco cherrug isolate bFalChe1 chromosome 1, bFalChe1.pri, whole genome shotgun sequence includes:
- the RAB11FIP5 gene encoding rab11 family-interacting protein 5 isoform X2, producing the protein MFDLSMKDKPRSPFGKLKDKVKGKKKYDLESASAIIPSSMGALDMEDDYDIAGKKSRVKGFFFKNKLRKSSLTQSNTSLGSDSTISSASLGLAANVPEVTKSPSRHSSLSTERSVKDYLPSPKLTHKRAFSDDVSQVSPVLEPKAIQSLKPKNDPVSRSSLCINGNHVYSDEPVPKSPMSVPQSSAPLSVPSIPKRQEEGFGFTPLHSDSHEVPWGVSNFERTPQRDEPRFIPSPPSLALQEELKVSTKAVTLSNHLGRAKMEESSRLENKPTQAAMPIVFSTETTKDKQPEEMRKEDKKAKGGLFHHGGNKSDAGSKGQGEKVGPSHGSSVHVMAGGDERNKSGGWFGSKEPKESPQKPSFPSEPHASTEVAGSFYSSEDCSPSASLRHKDPERESPAKSVCVPVPETTPLSQGDLPSPDKKPVVPPPLSEWDDTFDAFATSRLKPELKKENFFASVAAEGMAFIDDPGAASPTERLAEPTHEKGTKVFEKADPQISREMPSTLRSWTNFSSLDVGANLVSTTQEATVIEDVLSPVSAGSMGGRRKSSTPTVWTAAFASGSPGDKEASASLIAENSAREEGDSNEEEHSSAGTNGWMTIATETAPDLSESTQSVAEQEPVGQDSAFGPRPAFLGEGTFEAKSGPCAAACVLPRSTFTSETLPGSNVVAVPPRVLADVAPRQFPLVPKPGMEPQGAGSEEETFDIRTSIYRLQATMRLEASENRVKLSSDICERHVVLSQWTDTREREEMAAGSAMPPPKPPRWFAAAGGRGDDDDDEDACDPQLRQQGSEERREDTEGPKADTEVPRSHLSSEPSVPVSPNPPALGVDIAETRSEFPVSKDAESAATDSAANLEVAADKVAKGDTSLGEDQSEMNEMDVAEQFETCPSKFFLDGLGQSGAKESWSQPGLSPLMGATDSADWDMASKQELFPEELRMSGLNQPSKLDLGQSEIFWTALEEQEAAGHPVGVGSAVRPQRLAHGESPPQLEPAWDDGERRHEPVAGPTRQAGGQPEPFASMAVVSPPQEAEQGRPPASEPEGPLHQFSADSRIDFKKADFWKPDRVEERHKQDASASRNPFAPALSPNTPSNPFVEKAPDPLPVEAVLPKKLDQGGFSFTNLHEEALGQGFQSTNLPGDPLSKPPFLHVNQPLAFSTPFLVAATNPKQFDFPSPVACPASSGVPAATSRAAAQPCPLPQSGDTQASALVVLPRETQPAEKPFFQQTTSPHPVKPITAAVQEVSSEKKQQHRSSLTTALSNGLEKLKTVTTSSVQPVALSSQPEKTDSKKLKDPTILDQSAKYYHLTHDELIQLLLQREKELSKKEEHIHELENYIDQLLVRIMEQSPTLLQIPLGESKTK; encoded by the exons ATGTTCGACCTGTCCATGAAGGACAAGCCGCGGTCACCCTTTGGCAAGCTGAAGGACAAGGTAAAAGGCAAGAAGAAATATGACTTGGAGTCAGCCTCTGCCATCATCCCCAGCAGCATGGGTGCCCTGGACATGGAGGATGACTACGACATTGCGGGCAAGAAGTCCAGAGTCAAGGGCTTCTTCTTCAAGAACAAGCTGCGCAAGTCATCCCTAACGCAATCCAACACCTCCCTGGGATCTGACAGCACCATCTCTTCTGCCAGCCTGGGCTTGGCTGCAAATGTTCCTGAGGTAACCAAATCCCCGAGCAGACACAGCAGTCTGTCCACAGAGCGCTCTG TGAAAGACTACTTGCCCTCTCCAAAACTGACCCACAAGAGAGCATTCAGTGATGATGTCTCCCAAGTCAGCCCAGTCCTGGAGCCCAAAGCAATCCAAAGCCTGAAGCCAAAGAATGATCCTGTGTCCCGGTCTTCCCTCTGTATCAATGGGAACCACGTTTACAGTGACGAGCCTGTACCAAAGAGCCCCATGTCTGTCCCGCAGAGCTCTGCACCACTGTCCGTGCCCAGCATCCCCAAACGGCAGGAAGAGGGTTTTGGCTTCACTCCCCTCCATTCTGACTCCCACGAGGTGCCTTGGGGGGTCAGCAACTTTGAGAGGACACCGCAGAGAGACGAGCCCAGGTTTATCCCGTCTCCTCCCAGCTTAGCCTTGCAAGAAGAGCTCAAGGTCTCCACAAAAGCCGTCACTCTCAGTAACCATCTGGGCAGAGCCAAGATGGAAGAAAGCAGTCGCTTAGAGAACAAGCCAACTCAAGCTGCAATGCCCATAGTCTTCTCCACGGAGACAACAAAGGACAAACAACCCGAGGAAATGAGGAAGGAAGACAAGAAAGCAAAGGGCGGCCTCTTCCACCATGGGGGCAACAAGAGCGATGCAGGGAGCAAAGGCCAGGGGGAGAAAGTGGGACCCTCCCATGGCTCATCTGTCCACGTGATGGCAGGAGGAGATGAGAGGAATAAGAGCGGTGGCTGGTTTGGTTCAAAGGAGCCCAAAGAGTCCCCTCAGAAACCCAG TTTCCCGTCTGAGCCGCATGCTTCAACAGAGGTCGCTGGGAGCTTTTATTCTTCTGAGGATTGCAGTCCCTCTGCCTCCCTAAGACATAAAGATCCAGAGAGGGAGTCTCCAGCCAAAAGCGTTTGTGTCCCTGTTCCAGAAACTACTCCCCTATCACAAGGAGACCTTCCTTCTCCAGACAAGAAACCTGTGGTCCCTCCTCCACTCTCAGAGTGGGACGATACCTTCGATGCCTTTGCGACCAGCAGGCTTAAGCCAGAAttgaagaaggaaaacttcTTTGCTTCGGTGGCAGCAGAGGGCATGGCTTTCATCGACGATCCTggtgcagccagccccacagaaAGATTAGCCGAGCCAACTCATGAGAAGGGGACAAAGGTATTTGAAAAGGCTGATCCACAAATCAGCAGAGAAATGCCTTCAACTCTACGGTCTTGGACAAATTTCTCCAGTTTAGATGTGGGGGCAAACTTGGTGAGCACAACCCAGGAAGCGACTGTGATAGAGGATGTGCTGAGCCCTGTGTCTGCAGGGTCaatgggagggaggaggaaaagcagcacgCCTACAGTTTGGACAGCTGCATTTGCATCGGGAAGCCCAGGGGACAAAGAGGCTTCAGCATCACTGATTGCTGAAAATAGTGCTAGGGAGGAAGGGGACAGTAATGAGGAGGAACACTCTAGTGCAGGAACAAATGGATGGATGACCATAGCCACTGAAACTGCTCCTGACCTGTCAGAGAGCACCCAAAGTGTGGCTGAGCAGGAGCCTGTGGGTCAGGATAGCGCATTTGGCCCACGACCAGCCTTCCTCGGTGAAGGCACCTTTGAAGCGAAAAGTGGACCTTGTGCTGCCGCTTGTGTGTTGCCCAGAAGCACCTTCACCTCCGAAACCCTGCCAGGCAGCAACGTGGTGGCTGTGCCCCCACGGGTGCTTGCAGATGTGGCACCACGACAGTTCCCTCTGGTCCCCAAGCCAGGGATGGAgccccagggtgctggcagcgAGGAGGAAACATTCGACATACGGACTTCAATCTACCGGCTCCAGGCTACCATGCGGCTTGAGGCCAGTGAAAACCGTGTAAAACTCAGCTCCGACATTTGCGAGAGGCATGTTGTCCTCTCTCAGTGGACAGAtaccagagagagagaggagatggCAGCAGGCTCAGCCATGCCACCCCCCAAACCTCCGAGGTGgtttgcagctgcaggaggcagaggggatgatgatgatgatgaggatGCTTGTGACCCACAACTGAGGCAGCAAGGCAGCGAGGAACGACGGGAAGACACAGAAGGCCCCAAGGCAGACACGGAGGTGCCGAGGAGCCATCTGAGCAGTGAGCCCTCTGTCCCAGTGTCTCCCAACCCACCTGCACTGGGAGTAGACATAGCTGAAACCAGGAGCGAGTTCCCAGTCTCTAAGGATGCTGAATCTGCTGCTACGGACTCAGCAGCTAATTTGGAGGTGGCAGCTGACAAGGTGGCAAAAGGGGACACTTCTCTGGGGGAAGACCAGTCAGAGATGAATGAGATGGATGTGGCTGAGCAGTTTGAGACTTGCCCATCGAAGTTCTTCCTAGACGGATTAGGCCAGTCAGGTGCTAAGGAGAGCTGGAGCCAGCCAGGTTTATCCCCTCTGATGGGGGCCACAGACAGTGCTGACTGGGACATGGCCTCCAAGCAGGAGCTGTTCCCTGAGGAGCTCAGGATGTCAGGACTAAACCAACCTTCCAAGCTAGACTTGGGTCAGTCGGAAATCTTCTGGACGGCTCTggaagagcaggaggcagcCGGTCACCCTGTGGGTGTTGGCTCGGCGGTGCGACCCCAAAGGTTAGCGCATGGGGAGAGTCCACCCCAGCTGGAGCCGGCATGGGATGATGGTGAGAGGCGGCACGAGCCAGTGGCTGGTCCCACCAGGCAAGCAGGAGGCCAGCCTGAGCCTTTTGCCTCCATGGCAGTGGTCAGCCCTCcccaggaggcagagcagggcagaccCCCAGCCAGTGAGCCCGAGGGGCCATTGCACCAGTTCTCAGCAGACAGCAGGATAGACTTCAAGAAGGCTGATTTCTGGAAGCCAGATAGGGTGGAGGAGAGGCACAAGCAAGACGCTTCAGCCTCCAGAAATCCCTTTGCTCCAGCACTCAGCCCAAATACCCCAAGCAATCCCTTTGTGGAGAAGGCACCAGACCCTCTCCCTGTTGAAGCTGTGCTGCCCAAAAAGCTTGATCAGGGCGGCTTCAGCTTCACCAACCTCCACGAGGAAGCCCTTGGGCAAGGCTTCCAGTCCACTAACCTTCCCGGGGACCCGCTAAGCAAGCCTCCTTTCCTGCATGTGAACCAGCCCTTGGCCTTCTCCACCCCTTTCCTTGTGGCTGCAACTAACCCTAAACAGTTTGATTTCCCTTCCCCTGTTGCGTGCCCCGCGAGCAGTGGGGTCCCTGCCGCGACCAGCCGCgcagctgcccagccctgccctttGCCGCAGTCCGGTGACACACAAGCTTCAGCGCTCGTGGTTTTGCCCAGGGAGACACAGCCAGCTGAGAAGCCCTTTTTCCAGCAGACAACCAG